One window of Eisenibacter elegans DSM 3317 genomic DNA carries:
- a CDS encoding type III pantothenate kinase, with amino-acid sequence MSVSLCVDWGNTLGKAAIFEGDTLVCIEKVNDEVGLTSLISQYNPQAAIFCSVSRPLADLVARFGTQLPLITLDYRTPLPIQNGYHTPQTLGVDRLAAAVGAWALYPGQAALVIDAGTCITYDIVSSEGVFLGGSISPGLRMRYQALAHFTAKLPDLYAQKPTDSPTFPGRDTASAIHSGVVGGILAEIAGLRQQNQQLYGHFNTLICGGDANYFETKIKPPIFAIPELTLIGLKTILHYNAI; translated from the coding sequence ATGTCCGTATCTCTCTGTGTAGATTGGGGCAATACCCTAGGCAAGGCGGCTATTTTTGAGGGCGACACCTTGGTGTGTATCGAAAAAGTAAACGATGAGGTTGGCTTGACATCTTTGATCTCGCAGTACAACCCACAGGCAGCCATTTTTTGCTCTGTCAGCCGTCCCTTGGCTGATTTGGTAGCGCGTTTTGGCACACAGCTGCCCCTCATTACCCTCGACTACCGCACTCCGCTGCCCATCCAGAATGGCTATCACACACCGCAAACCTTGGGGGTAGACCGCTTGGCGGCGGCAGTAGGTGCCTGGGCTTTGTACCCAGGGCAGGCTGCCTTGGTTATTGATGCGGGTACTTGTATCACCTACGACATCGTCAGCAGCGAAGGGGTCTTTTTGGGGGGCAGCATCTCCCCGGGCTTGCGGATGCGCTACCAAGCCTTAGCACACTTTACGGCCAAGCTCCCCGATTTGTATGCCCAAAAACCCACCGATAGCCCCACATTCCCCGGTCGCGACACAGCCTCGGCCATCCATAGCGGTGTGGTGGGAGGGATATTGGCCGAAATAGCAGGCCTCCGCCAGCAAAACCAACAATTGTATGGCCATTTCAATACCCTAATTTGTGGGGGAGATGCAAATTACTTTGAAACTAAAATAAAACCTCCCATATTTGCAATTCCTGAACTTACCCTCATCGGACTGAAAACCATTTTGCACTACAATGCGATATAG
- a CDS encoding Glu/Leu/Phe/Val dehydrogenase dimerization domain-containing protein, whose translation MKELLDKFERKRPEIVFEWKDSETEAEGWVVINSLRNGAAGGGTRMRVGLDRHEVESLAKTMEVKFTVSGPAIGGAKSGINFDPNDPRKQGVLERWYRAVYPLLKNYYGTGGDLNVDEIHEVIPITEEYGLWHPQEGVVNGHFNASKPQKIRKVGQLRQGVSKVLEDANYVPTPAKRRYVVADMITGYGVAEAVLHYYQLWGGDPRQKRAIVQGWGNVGATAALYLAKAGVKIVGIIDRVGGVIRTEGYSLEEIKQLFADRQGTQLVSPDLIPFDEINERIWSIGAEIFVPAAASRLVTQAQVEQMIAHQLEVVSCGANVPFADKEIFFGPIGDYTDDRVSLIPDFIANCGMARVFAYLMSDKVEMTDDAIFKDTSRIIGQALEKVHTQNPGRTGIAKAGFRIALEQLV comes from the coding sequence ATGAAAGAGCTACTCGATAAGTTTGAGCGCAAGCGCCCCGAAATAGTATTTGAATGGAAAGACTCAGAGACCGAAGCCGAGGGCTGGGTGGTCATCAACTCCCTACGCAATGGGGCAGCCGGTGGCGGTACACGGATGCGTGTCGGGCTTGATCGACACGAGGTAGAGTCGCTAGCCAAGACGATGGAAGTAAAGTTTACGGTATCAGGACCGGCCATCGGTGGTGCCAAATCAGGAATCAATTTTGACCCCAATGACCCCCGCAAACAAGGCGTGTTGGAGCGTTGGTATCGGGCGGTATATCCATTGTTGAAAAACTATTATGGCACAGGGGGCGACCTCAACGTGGATGAAATCCACGAGGTAATCCCCATCACTGAAGAGTATGGCCTCTGGCACCCACAAGAGGGGGTAGTCAATGGGCATTTCAACGCCAGTAAGCCCCAAAAAATCCGCAAGGTAGGCCAACTCCGCCAAGGGGTGTCTAAAGTACTTGAAGATGCCAACTACGTACCTACACCTGCCAAACGCCGGTATGTGGTGGCCGATATGATTACGGGTTATGGCGTGGCCGAGGCGGTACTACATTATTATCAGCTGTGGGGTGGTGATCCTCGTCAGAAACGCGCCATCGTCCAAGGTTGGGGCAATGTAGGCGCTACCGCAGCGCTATACTTGGCCAAGGCCGGTGTCAAGATTGTAGGTATCATCGACCGTGTGGGCGGGGTCATCAGAACCGAAGGCTATAGCCTCGAAGAAATCAAGCAGCTGTTTGCCGACCGACAAGGTACGCAGCTCGTATCGCCAGACCTGATTCCCTTCGACGAAATCAATGAGCGCATCTGGAGTATTGGCGCAGAGATTTTTGTGCCTGCGGCCGCTTCCCGTTTGGTTACCCAAGCCCAAGTAGAGCAGATGATTGCCCATCAGCTAGAGGTGGTTTCGTGTGGAGCCAATGTGCCCTTTGCCGATAAAGAAATTTTCTTTGGGCCTATTGGAGATTATACCGACGACCGCGTGTCGCTTATCCCTGATTTTATCGCCAACTGTGGAATGGCACGGGTATTTGCCTACCTTATGAGCGACAAGGTCGAAATGACTGATGATGCAATCTTCAAAGATACCTCGCGCATCATTGGCCAAGCGCTCGAAAAAGTACACACCCAAAACCCCGGACGTACAGGCATTGCCAAAGCGGGCTTCCGTATCGCCCTAGAGCAGTTGGTATAA
- the uvrA gene encoding excinuclease ABC subunit UvrA: MPRSSGTATPSSAAKQPTQQAQQKAKATDEIEILGAREHNLKNIDLRFPRKQLIVITGVSGSGKSSLAFDTLYAEGQRRYMESFSAYARSFIGDMERPDVDKVNGLSPVIAIEQKTTSRNPRSTVGTTTEIYDFFRLLFARAGEAYSYVSGEKMVKQSLDQILDQLLARFEGQAVQLLAPIVKGRKGHYRELFVQLRKKGYSKVRIDGEMTELTPKLQTDRYKTHDIELVIDRLVVQADDRYRLSQSVQTALKEGDQQLLIIPKEQPDVVVYFSTLLSCPTSGISYDEPAPNSFSFNSPYGACPTCHGLGVVEEISIDSILPDRKLSISRGGIAPLGEYRDIWVFKQIQALLKAHKLSLTTPLERIPEEVIQELLYGSEQVFNVYSERYDRSYNTSFQGVIPYIQRTQEDGSEKMQEMMQDFIETKTCPDCQGARLKKESLHFKIAEHNIHQISTMSIASLHQWLQDLEERLSETQRLIGHEVLKEIRKRVRLLHDIGLDYLTLDRTMRTLSGGESQRIRLATQIGTALVGVLYILDEPSIGLHARDNEKLIQSLKELRDLGNSVIVVEHDKEMMLEADYVIDIGPGAGIHGGRVVAQGTPQEFLKQKSLTADYLANRQQIEVPKQRRQGNGYRLVLKGASGHNLKNVTLTLPLGKLICVTGVSGSGKSSLIHDTLYPILRQHFYQSKQKPLAYQEIIGLEHLDKVIEIDQAPIGRTPRSNPATYVGFFTDIRNLFTQLPESKIRGYKQGRFSFNVKGGRCEDCGGAGMKLIEMDFLPDVHIACETCQGKRYNRETLEVRFKSKSIAEVLDMTVSQAVDFFENQPQIVRKVQVLQEVGLGYITLGQQATTLSGGEAQRVKLATELIKKDTGKTLYILDEPTTGLHFEDIRILMQVIQKLVDKGNTVLIIEHNMDVIKVADHIIDLGPEGGQGGGQILFEGTPEALAKNKKSYTGQFLKVELD; the protein is encoded by the coding sequence ATGCCCCGCTCCTCCGGTACTGCCACCCCTTCTAGCGCTGCCAAGCAGCCCACACAACAGGCGCAACAGAAGGCTAAGGCCACTGACGAAATCGAAATTTTAGGTGCTCGTGAGCACAATCTCAAAAATATCGACCTGCGCTTCCCACGCAAGCAGCTCATCGTCATTACAGGCGTATCGGGCAGCGGCAAATCTTCATTAGCTTTTGATACGCTCTATGCCGAAGGCCAACGCCGCTATATGGAGAGCTTCTCGGCCTATGCCCGCTCGTTCATTGGTGATATGGAGCGCCCCGATGTAGACAAGGTCAACGGCCTTAGCCCAGTGATTGCCATCGAGCAAAAAACCACCTCCCGCAACCCTCGCTCTACAGTAGGGACAACGACCGAGATTTACGATTTTTTCCGCTTGTTGTTTGCCCGCGCCGGAGAGGCATATTCATATGTTTCGGGCGAAAAAATGGTCAAGCAGTCGCTCGACCAAATCTTAGACCAGCTCTTGGCACGCTTCGAGGGGCAGGCCGTACAGTTACTCGCCCCAATCGTCAAAGGGCGCAAAGGCCACTACCGCGAGCTGTTTGTACAGCTGCGCAAAAAGGGCTATAGCAAGGTACGGATTGATGGGGAGATGACCGAGCTGACCCCAAAACTCCAAACCGACCGTTACAAAACCCACGACATTGAGCTGGTCATCGACCGGCTGGTGGTGCAGGCCGACGACCGCTACCGCCTCTCTCAGTCTGTACAGACGGCTCTCAAGGAGGGCGACCAACAGTTGCTCATTATCCCCAAAGAGCAGCCCGATGTTGTGGTGTATTTCTCTACCTTGCTCTCTTGCCCTACGTCGGGCATCTCTTATGATGAGCCGGCTCCCAACAGCTTTTCGTTCAACTCCCCTTATGGCGCTTGCCCTACTTGCCACGGGCTGGGGGTGGTAGAAGAAATCAGCATCGACAGTATCTTGCCCGATCGCAAGCTCAGCATCAGCCGAGGGGGCATCGCCCCCTTGGGCGAATACCGCGATATCTGGGTTTTTAAGCAAATACAAGCCCTACTCAAGGCGCACAAACTTAGCCTGACCACCCCCCTAGAGCGTATCCCCGAGGAGGTGATTCAAGAACTGCTCTATGGTAGTGAGCAGGTGTTCAATGTCTATTCTGAGCGTTACGACCGCAGCTACAACACCTCTTTCCAAGGGGTGATTCCCTACATTCAGCGCACCCAAGAGGACGGCTCTGAGAAAATGCAGGAAATGATGCAGGATTTTATCGAAACCAAAACCTGTCCCGACTGCCAAGGCGCACGCCTCAAAAAAGAGTCGCTACATTTCAAAATAGCAGAGCACAATATCCACCAAATCAGCACGATGAGCATCGCTAGCTTGCACCAATGGCTGCAAGACCTAGAAGAGCGCCTCAGTGAGACCCAGCGCCTCATAGGCCACGAAGTGCTCAAAGAAATCCGCAAACGTGTACGCCTGCTTCACGACATCGGGCTGGATTACCTTACCCTCGACCGCACGATGCGCACCCTCTCCGGTGGCGAGTCGCAGCGCATTCGGCTGGCAACCCAAATCGGGACGGCACTCGTGGGGGTGCTCTACATCCTCGATGAGCCTAGTATCGGCCTTCACGCCCGCGACAACGAAAAGCTTATCCAGTCACTCAAAGAGCTACGGGACTTGGGCAACTCCGTCATCGTGGTAGAACACGACAAGGAGATGATGCTCGAAGCCGATTATGTCATCGATATAGGCCCCGGAGCGGGTATCCACGGTGGCCGCGTTGTGGCACAAGGTACGCCACAGGAGTTTTTGAAACAAAAAAGCCTCACCGCCGACTACCTCGCCAACCGCCAACAGATTGAAGTCCCCAAGCAGCGCCGTCAAGGCAATGGCTACCGGCTTGTCCTCAAAGGAGCTAGCGGCCACAATCTCAAAAACGTAACCCTGACCCTGCCTTTGGGCAAGTTGATTTGTGTTACGGGGGTATCAGGTAGCGGCAAGTCTTCGCTCATCCACGATACCCTGTACCCTATCCTGAGGCAACATTTTTACCAATCCAAACAAAAGCCGCTGGCCTACCAAGAAATCATCGGGCTAGAACACCTCGACAAGGTCATTGAAATAGACCAAGCGCCTATCGGACGTACACCCCGATCCAATCCGGCGACGTATGTAGGCTTTTTTACAGACATCCGCAATCTGTTTACCCAGTTGCCCGAATCCAAAATCAGGGGGTACAAACAAGGTCGCTTTTCCTTCAATGTCAAAGGAGGTCGCTGCGAAGACTGTGGCGGCGCAGGGATGAAGCTCATCGAAATGGACTTCTTGCCCGACGTACACATCGCCTGCGAAACCTGCCAAGGCAAGCGCTACAACCGCGAAACGCTCGAAGTACGCTTCAAGAGCAAGTCTATCGCCGAAGTGTTGGATATGACCGTCAGCCAAGCAGTAGACTTTTTTGAAAACCAGCCCCAAATTGTCCGAAAAGTACAGGTACTCCAAGAGGTAGGACTGGGCTATATCACCCTAGGCCAACAGGCCACGACCCTCTCGGGCGGTGAAGCACAGCGCGTAAAGCTCGCTACAGAGCTGATCAAAAAAGACACAGGCAAAACCCTCTACATCCTCGACGAACCCACCACAGGGCTGCACTTTGAAGATATCCGTATCCTGATGCAGGTCATCCAAAAACTGGTAGACAAAGGAAATACCGTTCTGATTATCGAACACAATATGGACGTAATCAAAGTAGCCGACCATATCATCGACCTTGGCCCCGAAGGCGGCCAAGGCGGTGGCCAAATCCTGTTTGAAGGTACTCCCGAAGCGCTCGCCAAAAACAAAAAAAGCTATACAGGGCAGTTTCTCAAGGTAGAGCTCGATTAG
- a CDS encoding NUDIX domain-containing protein has translation MKYTYPYPRPSLTVDCVLIGDSAKAHPQIMLIERKHEPFAHTWALPGGFVDPNETVEEAAARELVEETGVVLPEAPALVGVFSKPGRDPRGWVISVAYALHLPHQQLDPKAGDDAAQVRWFNLDELPPLAFDHADIIRKALQTLEII, from the coding sequence ATGAAATATACCTACCCTTACCCCCGCCCGTCTCTAACGGTAGATTGTGTGTTGATTGGCGACAGTGCCAAAGCGCACCCCCAAATTATGCTCATCGAGCGCAAGCACGAGCCTTTTGCCCATACCTGGGCCTTGCCGGGTGGCTTTGTTGACCCCAACGAGACGGTAGAAGAAGCTGCCGCTCGTGAGTTGGTCGAAGAAACCGGGGTGGTATTGCCAGAAGCTCCAGCGCTAGTGGGCGTTTTTAGTAAACCTGGGCGCGACCCACGTGGATGGGTGATTTCGGTCGCCTATGCCCTACACCTACCACACCAACAGCTCGACCCCAAGGCCGGAGATGATGCTGCACAGGTGCGATGGTTTAACTTAGACGAGCTGCCACCGTTGGCCTTCGACCACGCCGACATTATCCGAAAGGCACTCCAAACACTAGAGATTATTTAA
- a CDS encoding PAS domain-containing protein: MKNFAFKIAILYAVIGLTWIYTSDLLVAFQALQDPNLLSYFQHIKGFAYVIITSVLLFFMVYRYENYLRNTQTAYQAIFDYNPNPMWMYDLQTHQILAANAEAIAQYGYSSSKLTQLKIQELCIPSELDRITQYLQQPTQTNFNTRHQTAKGKHLYVNIYSQTLWHRGKLIGLMVAIDVTRKHQQMQEIHQLNEQLTQNEHYLRSLLDFQTTFLVRLDNDGCYTFANNQFLQRMRHTQADLNSQFFEEGLLPEDIEKFREAFRLAQSSMGKPVMATLRRSHALSPTRIHWTTWEFIALPKGAEGLQEVQAVGVDATKQYLYLQKLEHYKTRLEHLLDNVGEAVWACQANDFQFVFISQASEHIFGYSPDQLYRNHRLWLENVHPDDRSYLTERLAQLQKPHQEIDIEYRFLHSSGDYRYIQDKVSYAKDPISGQGMYSGLATDITELRRTQTRLAHILDSITDGFFTVRSGGVISYVNQAFERILGLSRSEMLGGIMADVLPQEIHQLYTAYIQNQTTAAATAEVFMELKNMWLRFTIYPIDEGVAVYFQDISNERNSRRELLFVKNNLEAIVNSTSDLIWSVDTQQRLLSANQAYACLCERLTGKTPVVGESIWLHLPNKLLQERWEAYFEQVLLSKKRLELSEFLLHPLGQIQHIDITFNPLYDDEGRSIGLSCFMRDTTAEKHQERQVRLQYDRLSEIAWIQSHEMRRYVANVLGLAHLLSVDELPEPEILNKLQEQLGLIDEIIHKVVRKAEELEL, encoded by the coding sequence ATGAAAAATTTTGCTTTCAAAATTGCCATACTATATGCTGTCATTGGGTTGACTTGGATTTATACCAGTGATCTTTTAGTGGCCTTCCAAGCACTACAAGATCCGAACCTATTGAGTTATTTTCAACACATCAAAGGGTTTGCCTACGTGATTATTACGTCAGTGCTGTTGTTTTTTATGGTATATCGATATGAAAATTACCTGCGTAATACCCAAACAGCTTATCAGGCTATTTTTGATTACAACCCTAATCCGATGTGGATGTATGACCTACAAACACATCAAATCTTGGCGGCCAATGCTGAGGCCATAGCACAATATGGGTACTCGTCTTCGAAGCTTACCCAGCTAAAGATACAGGAATTGTGCATCCCCTCAGAGCTGGATCGGATAACGCAGTATTTGCAACAACCCACCCAAACCAACTTCAACACCAGACACCAAACAGCGAAGGGAAAACACCTTTATGTCAATATTTACAGCCAAACACTGTGGCATAGGGGCAAGCTGATAGGGCTGATGGTTGCCATAGATGTAACTCGAAAGCACCAACAGATGCAAGAGATTCATCAACTCAATGAACAGCTGACACAAAACGAACATTATCTACGCTCCTTGCTCGATTTTCAGACGACCTTCCTCGTCCGCCTAGATAACGATGGTTGCTATACTTTTGCCAACAACCAGTTTTTGCAACGAATGCGCCACACACAGGCAGATCTTAATAGCCAGTTTTTTGAAGAAGGATTACTACCAGAGGACATCGAAAAGTTTAGGGAAGCTTTTCGATTAGCACAAAGCAGTATGGGCAAGCCAGTAATGGCTACCTTACGCCGTAGCCACGCTTTGAGCCCTACACGGATTCATTGGACTACTTGGGAGTTTATTGCGCTCCCCAAAGGCGCAGAGGGCTTACAAGAGGTACAGGCCGTTGGGGTTGATGCAACCAAACAATACCTGTATCTACAAAAACTAGAACACTACAAAACCCGCCTCGAACACCTACTCGATAATGTTGGCGAGGCTGTTTGGGCTTGTCAGGCCAACGATTTCCAGTTTGTATTTATCAGCCAAGCCAGCGAACATATTTTTGGATATTCCCCCGATCAGCTCTACCGCAATCATCGCCTTTGGCTGGAGAACGTCCACCCCGATGACCGAAGCTACCTTACTGAGCGTTTAGCCCAACTCCAAAAACCCCATCAAGAGATAGATATCGAATATCGGTTTCTACATAGTAGTGGCGATTATCGCTACATACAGGATAAGGTCAGTTATGCAAAAGACCCCATCAGCGGCCAAGGTATGTATAGTGGGCTGGCAACCGATATTACAGAGCTTCGGCGCACACAGACCCGCCTAGCCCATATTCTCGATAGTATCACAGACGGCTTCTTTACTGTTCGTAGTGGAGGGGTCATCTCTTATGTTAACCAAGCATTTGAACGTATTCTGGGGCTTTCGAGGAGTGAAATGCTGGGCGGGATAATGGCCGATGTATTGCCACAAGAGATTCACCAATTATATACAGCATACATCCAAAACCAAACCACCGCAGCCGCTACCGCCGAAGTCTTTATGGAATTGAAAAACATGTGGCTCCGCTTTACAATATACCCGATTGATGAGGGCGTAGCTGTCTATTTTCAAGACATTAGCAATGAAAGAAATAGCCGCAGGGAGCTGCTTTTTGTCAAAAACAACTTAGAAGCCATTGTCAACAGTACTTCAGACCTGATTTGGTCAGTTGATACACAACAACGCCTGCTATCGGCCAACCAAGCCTATGCGTGTCTCTGTGAGCGCCTCACCGGCAAAACACCTGTGGTAGGGGAGTCTATATGGCTACATCTGCCCAACAAACTCTTACAAGAACGCTGGGAGGCATATTTTGAGCAGGTATTGCTGAGCAAGAAAAGATTGGAGCTCTCCGAGTTTTTGCTGCACCCGCTAGGTCAAATTCAGCACATCGACATCACCTTTAACCCGCTATACGACGACGAAGGGCGCTCTATAGGCCTGAGTTGTTTTATGCGTGATACTACTGCCGAGAAACACCAAGAGCGACAAGTAAGGCTACAATATGACCGGTTGAGCGAAATTGCTTGGATACAGTCTCACGAAATGAGGCGCTATGTGGCCAATGTATTGGGGTTGGCTCACCTGCTGAGTGTGGATGAGCTGCCGGAGCCCGAAATCTTGAACAAACTACAAGAGCAGCTTGGACTTATCGATGAAATCATCCACAAGGTAGTGCGAAAAGCGGAAGAGTTGGAACTGTGA
- a CDS encoding M14 family zinc carboxypeptidase, giving the protein MRYFYALSYSLALGLLVCMVGSVSGQAQTAAQTDLSYYLPQEGIQYDPAIPTPRQFFGFEIGEWHLSHDQLSYYMQALAAASPRITITEYARSFEMRPLLLLTITSPQNHSRLEDIRQEHLKLSNPAQSGGVNISQAPVVVWLGHSVHGNEPSGGNSAALVAYYLAAAQSAEIETMLQNTVILLDPCFNPDGFNRFASWVNSHRSHTLVTDPASREFNEAYPRGRTNHYWFDLNRDWLPVQMPESKGRIRQYQAWMPNILTDQHEMGTNATYFFQPGIPSRTNPLTPAKNQELTGKIAEFHGKALDKIRSLYYTKESFDDFYYGKGSTYPDVQGGIGILFEQASSRGHAQDSENGILHFPFTIRNQFTTALSTLAAAQAMREELLGFQRDFFKANKGGTGYVVGSEYDLARNYHFAEILHTQGIEFYELGSDYKQFKKGKAYVIPLSQPKEGLVRAMFQKETSFTDSLFYDISAWTFPLAFNLPYEQANAPRGDKVDSLRFPEGKLIGDATDAVVYAFRWDGYYAPRAAHELMLADARLKVVTEAFETVVEGKKEYFGLGTILLPVGIQHTPEGQWPERLAQLAKDNGLDIYALTKGLSDKGVDLGSRSFEALQLPKVLMIVGNGTYSYEAGEIWHVLDQRYHMPLSMIEAADIASADLSRYTTIVMPGGGYQTLGEQGVQKIKEFVSTGGTLITLTTANRWLAARQWVGLELKNTNFKVDSTKQYTYADRERLRGAQAIGGAIFAAKIDTTHPLAYGYHEALLPLFRANNVFIQRSKNPFANPLVYTEKPLMAGYISKQNLPLIANSAAVATFQLGRGNIIAMADNPNFRAFWYGTNRLFINALFFGNIVRQ; this is encoded by the coding sequence ATGCGTTATTTCTATGCTCTAAGTTATTCCCTTGCGTTGGGTTTGCTCGTTTGTATGGTTGGCTCGGTATCGGGTCAAGCCCAAACAGCCGCCCAAACAGACCTGTCATATTACCTACCCCAAGAGGGCATCCAATACGACCCTGCCATCCCTACACCGAGGCAGTTTTTTGGTTTTGAGATAGGCGAATGGCATCTCTCCCACGACCAGCTCAGCTACTATATGCAGGCACTTGCCGCAGCCTCGCCCCGCATTACCATCACAGAGTATGCACGCAGTTTTGAGATGCGTCCCCTGCTGCTGCTGACCATCACCTCTCCTCAGAACCACAGCCGCCTCGAAGACATTCGCCAAGAACACCTCAAGCTCAGCAACCCTGCGCAGTCGGGCGGGGTCAATATCAGCCAAGCGCCGGTAGTAGTATGGTTGGGGCATAGTGTCCACGGCAACGAACCCAGTGGGGGCAACTCTGCGGCCTTGGTCGCCTATTATTTGGCGGCTGCTCAGAGCGCCGAGATTGAGACGATGCTCCAAAATACGGTCATCTTGCTCGACCCCTGCTTCAACCCCGACGGCTTCAACCGCTTTGCCTCTTGGGTCAATTCGCACCGCAGCCATACCCTCGTTACCGACCCCGCCAGCCGTGAGTTTAACGAAGCCTACCCACGCGGGCGTACCAACCACTATTGGTTTGACCTCAACCGTGACTGGCTTCCTGTACAAATGCCCGAAAGCAAGGGCCGTATCCGCCAGTACCAAGCTTGGATGCCCAATATCTTGACAGACCAACACGAAATGGGTACTAATGCCACCTACTTCTTCCAACCCGGTATCCCTTCGCGCACTAACCCCCTTACTCCTGCCAAAAACCAAGAGCTTACCGGCAAGATTGCCGAATTTCACGGCAAGGCGCTCGACAAAATCCGCTCGCTCTACTACACCAAAGAGAGCTTCGATGATTTTTATTATGGCAAAGGCTCTACCTATCCCGACGTACAGGGGGGCATCGGCATCTTGTTTGAACAGGCCAGCTCTCGTGGGCACGCCCAAGACAGTGAGAACGGCATCTTGCATTTCCCCTTTACCATCCGCAATCAGTTTACGACAGCTCTTTCTACCCTCGCTGCCGCACAGGCTATGCGCGAAGAACTGCTAGGGTTTCAGCGTGACTTTTTCAAGGCCAACAAAGGCGGCACAGGTTATGTAGTGGGCAGCGAATACGACCTCGCCCGCAATTATCACTTTGCTGAAATACTCCATACCCAAGGCATTGAGTTTTATGAATTGGGCAGCGACTACAAGCAGTTTAAAAAAGGAAAAGCCTATGTCATTCCTCTCAGCCAACCTAAGGAAGGCCTAGTGCGGGCGATGTTCCAAAAAGAAACCAGTTTTACTGACAGTCTTTTTTATGATATCTCGGCTTGGACTTTTCCCTTGGCCTTTAACCTACCCTATGAGCAAGCCAACGCTCCCCGTGGCGATAAGGTAGACTCGCTCCGCTTTCCCGAAGGCAAGCTCATCGGCGATGCGACAGATGCGGTAGTCTATGCTTTCCGTTGGGATGGCTACTATGCCCCGCGTGCTGCACACGAGTTGATGCTGGCCGATGCCAGACTAAAAGTAGTAACAGAAGCTTTTGAGACTGTAGTAGAAGGTAAGAAAGAGTATTTTGGCCTTGGTACGATACTGCTTCCGGTAGGGATTCAGCATACCCCCGAAGGCCAATGGCCGGAGCGCTTGGCGCAGTTGGCCAAAGACAATGGCCTAGACATCTACGCGCTCACAAAGGGGCTTTCAGACAAAGGGGTAGATCTTGGCAGCCGCTCTTTTGAGGCGCTACAACTCCCCAAGGTACTGATGATTGTGGGCAATGGCACATATAGCTACGAAGCAGGCGAAATCTGGCACGTACTCGACCAGCGCTACCACATGCCGCTCTCAATGATTGAAGCTGCTGACATCGCCAGCGCTGACCTTTCCCGCTATACCACTATTGTTATGCCCGGCGGAGGCTACCAAACCCTAGGCGAGCAGGGTGTGCAGAAAATCAAGGAGTTTGTCAGTACCGGCGGAACACTCATCACCCTGACTACGGCCAACCGTTGGCTTGCCGCCCGGCAGTGGGTTGGCTTAGAGCTTAAAAATACCAACTTCAAAGTTGACTCGACCAAGCAATACACCTATGCAGACCGCGAGCGTCTACGCGGCGCACAAGCTATCGGAGGTGCTATTTTTGCAGCCAAAATAGACACTACCCACCCCTTGGCTTATGGCTATCACGAGGCGCTGTTGCCGCTTTTCAGAGCCAATAATGTATTCATACAGCGCAGCAAAAACCCCTTTGCCAACCCCTTGGTATATACTGAAAAGCCATTGATGGCCGGGTATATTTCCAAGCAAAACCTGCCGTTGATTGCCAACAGTGCGGCAGTGGCAACCTTCCAGTTAGGGCGTGGCAACATCATCGCGATGGCCGACAACCCCAACTTCAGGGCTTTTTGGTATGGCACGAATCGCTTATTTATCAATGCCTTGTTTTTTGGTAATATTGTGCGCCAATAA
- a CDS encoding 3-hydroxyanthranilate 3,4-dioxygenase, whose amino-acid sequence MIMSKINVKNLLDWVDEHRDLLKPPVGNKEIYPGGDFIVMAVGGPNARKDYHYNEGPEFFYQLQGDIVLKIIEDGQFKDIHIREGEIYLLNAKVPHSPQRPANTIGLVIEERRKAEHTDGFQWYCDNCGHLLYEEYLKLTNIETQLPEVFKRFHANTPAHTCSQCGTVFEPKAAAAAK is encoded by the coding sequence ATGATTATGAGCAAGATTAACGTAAAAAATTTATTGGATTGGGTAGACGAGCACCGCGACCTGCTCAAGCCACCTGTTGGTAACAAAGAAATTTATCCTGGTGGGGATTTTATTGTGATGGCTGTAGGCGGCCCTAATGCCCGCAAAGATTACCACTACAACGAAGGCCCGGAGTTTTTTTATCAATTACAGGGCGATATTGTCCTCAAGATTATCGAAGATGGGCAGTTTAAGGACATCCACATCCGCGAGGGAGAGATTTACCTCCTCAACGCCAAAGTACCTCATTCCCCCCAGCGCCCAGCCAACACCATCGGGCTGGTGATAGAGGAGCGCCGTAAGGCTGAGCACACCGACGGCTTCCAGTGGTATTGCGACAACTGCGGCCACTTACTCTACGAAGAATACCTGAAGTTGACCAATATCGAGACCCAGCTACCCGAGGTTTTCAAGCGTTTTCACGCCAACACCCCAGCCCATACCTGTAGCCAATGCGGTACGGTGTTTGAACCTAAGGCTGCTGCCGCTGCCAAGTAA